AATAAGGAATATCTTTATTTAAAAAGGTATGATCAAAAGGCTCTACAACCAAATCATTAATTAAACTATTTAATGCAGATAAATCACATATCATTCCTGTTCTAGGATTAATCTTTCCTTTGACAGTTATATCTACTAAGTAATTGTGACCATGTCCATTAGGCCTAGCACATTTTCCGAATATTTTGTCGTTTTCGTTTTGAGGTAGATCTTCTCTGGCTAAGCGATGAGCAGCTGAAAAGTGTGTTTGAACTGTTAAATAAGCATCCATAGCATTTCCTTGATAGTCAGCCCAGAGTTTTGGGTTTTCGTAAAGACGAAGAGATTTTAGGGGTAAGTGAGATTTAAGGCGCTCCCATATAATACGAACTAAACTTTCACTTGTGGGAAGGCAACCTTCGGGTTTAGAAAGGTCAAATTCTGGCCATGTGTCATTTAAAAAACGAAAGTCAAGTTGACTTGTTACTTCGTTTTTTATGGCATGTTTTACATCTGAAAGGTTTAAGACCATGCCATATTTATTAAGTTCTCCTTCCATGGTTACGATTAACTCGTAATTATGACCGTGGCCAGGAGCTATTGAGCATGGGCCAAACAAAGCTGAATTATCATCATCAGATAATTCAGGAAGTCGATAAAGGTGGCTTGAGCTAAAGCAGGCTCGCCTTGTTATTACACAGCTTCTCCCCTCTCCGTGGGGAAAATTAGATGTGATTGCTTCCATAAATTTTTCACATCAAAACACATCTTAATAACTTTTAGTTACTTCTGTCTTTATGGCTATCCAGTCAACCCCTAAAACTCTTAAAGAAAAGTTAGGTGGTCGAAATATATTTTTGATAGGAATGATGGGTTCTGGCAAAAGTCAAACCGGACCAGTTCTAGCCAAAATGATCAATTATGCTTTTGTTGATAGTGATGATGTTATAGAAAAAGCTTCTAAACAATCTATTGCATCTATTTTTGAAAAAGATGGAGAAAAAGTCTTTAGGGATGTTGAAAAAAAAGTTTTAAAAGAAATTAGTCAACATCATTCTCTTGTAATTGCTACTGGAGGTGGTTTAGTTACCGTGCCTGAAAACTGGGGCATACTTCATCAAGGAATAGTTATTTGGTTAGATCTTGATTTGAAACGTTCAATTAAACGATTAGAAAGTGATAAAAAGAAACGCCCTTTATTAATTGGAGATGATTTAGCTGAGAATTTTAGTCAGATCTATGAAAGTAGAAAACCAGTATATTTAGAGTCGGATTTGAGAATAGAAGTTGAGGATCAATCTCCATATGAGGTTGCAACTATGATTTCTGAACGTTTGCTAAGTATCCTTATTGACCCGGAGACTCAAGCCGAACGGCATACCACTGAATTGTAAAACCTGTTTTGATTTCCAGGTCGCAGGCTGTATCAAGCAAATGTTGCGCAGCTTCTTCTATTGAAGACTTACATGCAAGATCTAATGGTAATGAATCGAATTTATTTAACCAAGATTGAAGCCATAAAAGAGTTTGTTCTTTATCCAGGAATTGTTCACTTTCACCAGGAACCAAAACAACATAATTATCCATTTCTCTAATTAGCGGATCAGACATGAGACAGAAATTTTTCTTTTTTTTGATTTCTATTTTAATTATTTTTACTTATACAGGTCCTGCTCTTCCTGAAACTATTCTTGAAATAAATAATTTTCAACCATCTAAGCTTTATGAACGCAAATTAATTTGGCCTGATTGGCGCTTTCCTTCTTTTATTAAGCGCCCAGGATTAAAAGATGATTTGATTTACCCTTATTGGTTTGAAGGAGTATGGGATGTTACTAGTAAGGTAGAAAGCGAACAGAATCAAGAACCTATTATTCACTCAGCTAAATTTATTCGCAATACCTCTGGTAATTTAATTGCCGACCGTGAATACAATACTAAGTCTTATGCTTTGAGCACAAAGACTGGTGGTTTTTTATCAGTAAAGAATGATCCTAAATCACCTAATCGTCAGTTTGCCAAATTAACTGAAGATAGGTATTTAGAGACAAAAATCATAGGAAGACTGCAGGAAGAAATAGATAATAATATTTTTATTACTGATGAATTAATTTTACAAATTTTGCATACAACAGAATTGAGCAGAGTTAGCCAGGTCGAAACTTTAACTGAGTTTAAAAGATGTGGACCTAACCAAAATAATAAGATAAATTTAAGTGATTTTAATATTTGTGGAGAACAATTCCAGGCAATTTACAATCAACCTGGTCAAAATTTTATTTCTTTGCCGATTAAACTAGAAAAATCTAAATTAATACTTAGAAAGCCTAATTATGATTAGTTATTGTTAATTTATCTTCAATTAAGTCTCTCCAGTTAAAAAGATTTTGGAGACTTGGATCATTTATATATAAAGAACACCCTTTACCTTTTAGATTTTCTCCAGATGAATTTGGAAATTTGAGTAGTGATAAGTGTGAAGCTACAGATATATCAGCAATAGAAAGCTTGTCTCCAATAAGAAAGTTTTCTTGATCAATTAAATTTGATAGATATTCTAGATTTTGTTTTAGAGATTCTTTCTCTTTCTGGTTTATTAATCCAGAAATCTGACTAGCAATTTTTGTAGGAATATTAAGAAGAAGTTTTTGCATAGAATCTGAAATTTCGTTGGTGAATAAAGAGGAAATCAATTTTGGATTCTTCGTAAGCTCTTCCAAAAAGACAATTTTTATAGATTTTGCCAAAGTTGTATCTGCCCAATTTTCAATTATTTGAGCCTGTGAAGCTTCCTTTAGACTCTCTGGAATTAATTTTGGTTCTATTTCAATTTTCTCTAAGTGTCGTATTATTGAACTTGATTCATGGATTGTTGTTTCCTTATCAAAAAGCACGGGTAATTTTTTTTGTCCTGTTTTTTGAAAGATATCTATTTGGCCTATGGCTGGAGTTATCTCAACGGTTCGATATTCAAGCTTTTTTGCAGCCAAAGCCATTCTTACTTTCAAGCAATAAGGTGAGTGCCTAAATTGATGAAGTTCCAACATTTTATTTTCCTTCAAATGTTTAGCAGAGTAGCTATTAATTCAGTCTTGTGTTGGTGAAAAAATGGGTGAGTTTTTTTCTAATGTTTCTAGATATCCCAAATATCTCATAACAATAGTTTTGGGGGTTTTCACTTCTGCAATTTCTCCATTAATTAAACGAGGTAGTAATCCGATCACAGCGATTGCTCTTGTTGGGGCGTTGCTAAGTGGACTTCTGACAATAATTTTCTTATTAAAGGCTATGGCTTTCCCTGTCCCAATTACTTAGATATGGCTAATTCAAGAAGAGTAGAAAAATTAGCAGCTTTACTCAAAAAAGAAGTTAGTGAACTTTTAGTTAATGGGGTTAGAGATGAAAGAATTCATCAAGCTATGATTACCATTACATCTGTTGAGGTCTCAGGTGACTTACAGCATGCAAAAATTTTTGTAAGTCTTTTTGGCGAAGAGAAAAAAAAAGCTGAGGTGCTAGTGGGTTTAGAAGAAGCAAAGAGATTTATTCGTGCTGAGCTTGCTCGAAGGCTTCAAATGAGACGATCTCCTGAGCTTGTTTTTAAGATTGATAAAGGTATGACAAAAGGTCCGGCAGTTTTAGATCTTCTCAATTCATTAGAACTTGAACGTAAAAGTAAAGATATAAGTAAAGACTTATAGATTAATCAATATTTTTGATGAATAAATCTGATCTTAGAAGACAAGTTGCTGAATTATTTATAGTGAGAGCAAGTGGATTTAATCTTGATTCGCAACGTTTATATCCCAACTTAGAAGAATCTAATTCAAATCTTAAGAGACTTTTAGAAGAAGGTGTTGGTGGAGTTATTTTTTTAGGAGGAACTGTAAAAGAATTAGAAATTCGTTGCAAGGTCTTAAAAAAATGGTCGGGTAAACCTCTTCTCTTATGTGCTGACATTGAGGAAGGTGTTGGCCAACGATTTTATGGAGGAACAAAGTTTATTCCTCCAATGGGTATCGCTCAGATTTATAAAAAAGATCATAATTTAGCAATTTCTATTGCTGAGAAAATCGGTTATTTTACTGGTAAAGAAGCAAAATTTATTGGTTTAAATTGGCTATTAGCACCAGTCTGTGATATCAATAACAATTCAAATAACCCGGTTATAAACCTAAGAGCTTGGGGAGAAGAAACTGAAACAGTTAAAAGTTTAACTTGTGCTTTTCATAGGGGTGTTTCTAGATCACAAATGCTTACTTGCGCAAAACATTTCCCTGGGCATGGCAATTCCGAAATTGACTCTCACTTGGATCTTCCAGAAATACAGAATGACTTATCTAAATTAGAGAAATTTGAGTTAATTCCCTTTAGATCTTTAATCAATCAAGGAGTCAATAGTATCATGATCGGACATTTACTTTTGTCAAAAATTGATCCTATTTATCCTGCAACACTTTCAAAAAAATTGGTTACTGATTTGTTACGTATCAAATTAAAATACGATGGTTTAGTTGTTAGCGATGCCTTGGTTATGAATGCAATATCTAATAAATATAGTAGTGGAATATCTGCAGTTATGGCTTTTGAAGCAGGAATTGATTTGATTATGATGCCAAAAGATATTGATGAGGCAATTGATTCTCTTACTGATGCTTTTTATTCAGAAAAAATTTCATTAGAAAGGTTACATATATCTAGAGAAAGAAGAAAAAAACAACTTGATTTAATTGGTAATGAAAATGATTTAGAAAAAGAAGAATTCAGGCATGAAGATGTTAAGAATGAATTTTTAGCTGATGCTTATAGATTTAGTAATTCTATAATAAAAAATTCAATTTTTGTCAGAGGAGAAAGTAGTATAAAAGCTAAAGTTAATGATATTAATCTTATACAGATTGATAATTTTGATCAAGTGTCTAATAAATTTTTGCCTGCATTAAATTTACCCAAGGAAGTAGGCTTTAGAAATTTAATTATACATCCCCTAGGCATCAGTCCATGGCAAGATAGTAATAAAAGATTTTTAGAACTAGGGCGATTTCGTAATAGTAAAATTCTTGTTCAGCTTTTTGTTAGAGGTAAACCATTTATAGGATTAGCATATCATAACGATCATTGGATAGACACTATAAAAAATTTAGAAATTGAGGAAAGATTATCAGGAATTATTATATATGGATGTCCATATTTGTATGATAAAATAAAGAAAACTATTCATGACTCTATCCCTTTAGCTTATAGTCCTAGTCAAATAGAGGAAGCACAAACTCAAATTTTAAGTCGTATTTTGCAATCAAAAATAGTTCAAAAGGAAGTTGATAAAAAATCAAGTAAAGAATTTACTGATTGAAAATTGTTTAATCGAGAATCTAATATTCAAGAAAAACCTTATCATTGTTTAAATAATTGGATAGTGATTCTTTAGACTTCCTAGAAAGAAGCATATAGAAATGGCTTTAACAGACAAGAAGATAATTATTACTCGCGCCCAAGAACAGACTTCAGAGGCTCGTAAGATCTTTCTAGAAAATGGAGCTGAGGTATTCGATCTTCCTTCATTAGTGATTGGGCCTCCAGATGACTGGGCTCCTTTAGATGAGGCCTTAAAGGAAATTACTACCTTTGACTGGATCATTTTTTCTAGCGCAAATGGTGTTAGAAATGTTGAAGATAGACTGAAAGAAATAGGATTATCTTTATCGAAAATTCCCAAGACTATTCAAATTGCTGCTGTCGGTAGAAAAACAGCTTCTTTGTTATTAGATATTGATGCAAAGATTAGTTTTGTTCCTCCTAGTTTTATTGCAGATAGCTTGGTTGAATATTTCCCTCAGAATCAAAAAGGTTTAAAATTATTTATTCCCAGAGTACAAACTGGAGGCAGGTCAATATTATCTGACTCTTTCAAATTAAAAGGTGCAGAGGTTACTGAAGTGGCTGCTTATGAATCTTCTTGTCCTAAAGATATGCCTCAAAAGACTATAGAGGCTTTGAATAGTGGGGAAATAGATATTATTGCTTTTACCAGTGGTAAAACAGTAAAAAATACTGTCAGCTTATTTAAAAAATACTTTGGTGAAAATTGGTTGACATTAATCGAAAGGATTAAACTTGTTTCGATTGGACCCCAAACAACTATTAGCTGTAACAACCTTATTAGAAAACCTGATAATGAGGCTTCACCGCATGATCTAGATGGATTATTAAAAGCTTGTTTGGAACTAAAATTTAATTAAATTTATGCAGATTTTTCGACAAGTTCTTTAAATCCATCAAGATTTTTTTGTAATTCTTTTGTGACCATTCCTCCAAGAATATTTGCTTTCATTAGATTTGCTAAAACTTGAGGTAATTCATAAGATATTTTTAATTTAACCACAGTTTTAGTGATCTCTTCATTGTAAAAGCGTACTGAACCCTTGGTAGGTAAACCACCAACTGACTTCCATTCCAATTTCTCTGCTTCTATTCTTTCAGTGATTTGAGCTTTCCATTTAAAACGAAAGCCATTAGCTGCAAGTGTCCACTCCGTTAAATCAGGAAGTGTCGAGGTTTTTTCATTGACAGTCTTAACCGATTCAATCCAAGTCATCCACAAAGGCATCGAATCTAAATCACTCCAAAACTTCCAGACAAGTTCAACTGGAGCATCAATTTCACTTATCACTGTGTGATCAAGCCACTTTCCCATTTCTTAAACAACCGAAGAATTTTTTGTTAGTGAAACAGACTTTGAGAGCATTGCTGAAGCAGCAAGATGACCACTCATTGTTGCTCCTTCCATAGAGTCAATGTAATCCTGTTTCGTGTAACTGCCTGCTAAGAAGAAATTACTAAAAGAGGTTTTTTGATCTGGTCTATATGGCTCCATTCCAGGTGCCTCTCTGTAGAGAGAATGAGAAACTTTGACCACATTGCTCCATAAAAGCTTCAAGCCTTTTGAAGAAGGGAAAAGTGTCCTGACCTGTAGATCAGTATGTTTTACAATTTCATCTGAGGGCTTGGTAATCCAGGGATCTCCAGGCGTTAACACACATTGAAGTAGTGAGCCCTGACCATCTTTTTTATAGTCTTCTGGGCTTGATAAAGCTAAATCAGCAAAACAACTAAAATCAGCATCGGCTGTATATAGCAAATTGTCTAAACCAGATGGACTTTTTAGATTTATTTGAGCTTTTTCATTATTAATCTCTGTTACCCAGCCATCGTATCTAAGTTGTACTGTCGCGACTGGTACAGCATCAAGATTGAAAAGTGAGTCAAACTCTTTAAAACGTCTCCATGATCTAGGAATTATCCTTTTAATACCAGATACATCGCAAGCAGCTAAATATTTGTCTGCTTGAATTTTTTGTTCACCATCTGGAGTTTGAAGAGTTACTCCAGTCACGGATGGTTGGTCGGAATCCTCTGAATGAATTTCTTTAACAATATTCTCTAAGTGAAGTTTTCCACCTCTTTGTTCAATGTAATCGAGTATTGGCTTCGTGAGCCATTTGTGTGGTGAGCCCTTCAATAGGTTGAGCTTGGATGCCTCTGTTTTTGAAGCGAACATCATAAAGATGGTAAGCATGCATCTTGCTGAAATAGCTTCGCAATCAATGAATCCCAGAGCATATGCAATAGGATTCCACATCCTTTCGATACTATTTAGGCTTCCTCCATGGTTTAGAAACCATTGTTTAAAGCTTATGGAATCTAGTGAGCGTATTGTTTTCATCGCCCCCTCATAGTCAATAAGCCCTCTTACAATTGGACTTGTTCCAAGAGCAAGAGCATTCCTTAGTTTGTCAATCCAATTTAATTGAGGTGTAGTGAAGAAGGCTTTTAAACCGTTGAAAGGAGCTCCTGCAAAAAATCGAAAATCAAGTGACTTAATGTCACCGCCCTTGTTAACAAAAAGGTGAGTGTGGTCTTTTGGTAAAAGATTTTCAAATGCCCCAACTTTTCTCATTAAGGCAAACAGATTGGCATAGTTGAAAAAGAACACATGCAAGCCCATCTCTATATGATTGCCATCGGAATCTTCCCAGCTTCCAACTTTGCCTCCAATAAATGGTTTTGCCTCATATAGGTCGACCTCATGTCCTTCATCAACAAGGTCAACTGCAGCAGTCAATCCTGCTAAACCTGCACCTATTATTGCGATTTTCACTCGTTTAATTAGATGGATACACTAACTCTATGAATAAAAACTCGTTTTTGGCACTTTTAAAATCGAATATAATTAATAGAGTGTTATTAAAGTTCAGAAAAAACAATGAGTGAATCAAACGCACCTCCCGAAATTCATAAAGCTGAAGATGGCAAGGGAGTACTTATTACCACTCCTGCATTGGATCAGTTGTCTAGACTTTGCAAAGAACAAGGTTCAGGGAAATTATTGAGAGTTGGAGTTCGTTCAGGAGGATGCAGTGGTATGAGTTACACAATGGACTTTGTGTCTGTTGATGATATTCAAAAAGATGATGAAGTTTATGAATATTCAGTAGGTAGCAGCTCTTTTAAAGTGATTTGTGATCCTAAGAGTCTTTTATATATATATGGTATGCAGTTAGATTTCAGTACAGATTTAATTGGTGGAGGCTTTAACTTTACTAATCCCAATGCATCACAAACTTGTGGTTGTGGAAGTTCCTTTGCAGTTTAACTTTAACTAAAAGAATTTAAAAATTAACAATGGATCAATCAGAGGAAAGTCTTTTTGAAGAGGCCCTAAATCGCTATAAAGCTGGTTCATCAGCAGATGAATTGATTGAAGATTTTCAGAAAATAACTTCTACTACTCCAAATAATGCTGCTGCATGGACATGCTTGTCTTGGCTGCAGTTGTTATGTGATTCGCCTCAGGAAGCCTTGCGGTCTGCGAGATATGCAGTGAAACTTAACGGTCAAGATCCACAGTCCAGAATAAATTTAAGTCTTGCATTGTTAGAGACTAATTCTAAAGGAGTTAGAGATCATATTGATTATGTGAAAAGGGCTATGTTCGTTCTTCCTGAATTAGAAAAAGAATTAAAAGAATCATTTGAAGATGGTCTTTCACGGAAACCTAATTGGAAAACATTACTTAAAATCAAAAATTGGTTAGATCTTTAATTTCTAATTAGATCTCATCAAATGATTTTAAGCTAATATTGCTTTAAAAGCGTCATTAATTGTGGGGAAACTGAATTTAAATTTGAGTTTTTTCAACCTTTGAGGTTTGACATTTTGTCCCTCTAAAACCACACGAGCGCCATCTCCTAAAATTAACTTCAATATTGGCCCAGGAACTGCGAGAAGACTTGGTCTTCCAAGTGCTTGACCAAGTGAATTAGAGAACTCATTCATTCGTACAGGATTTGGTGCAACCCCATTGACGACGCCAGACCAAGCAGAATTTTTCACACTTTCGTTAATAAGATTACAAAGATCTGTTCTGTGTATCCAGCTCATCCATTGCTTTCCATCTCCTATAGGACCTCCAAGACCTGCTCTAAAAATAGGAAGCATTTTTCCTAGTGCTCCGCCATCTTTAGCTAATACGATGCCAATTCTTACAATTAGAAGGCGAGTCGCTCTTGGTTTATTTTTTGCACTAGATTCCCATTCTTTACAGAGATTTGCTAGGAAATCATCACCCTGAATATTTTCTTCAGTGAATTCAGTTTGAGGATGTGAGCCATAAAAACCAATTGCTGATGCATTAATAAGAACTTTTGGGGGTTTTCTTAGATTCCTTAGATTTTCAATCAAATTCTTTGTTGTCTCTATGCGACTATTTGTAATTTCTTTACAGTGATCTGTAGTCCATCTTTTTTCAGCAATAGGTTCGCCAGCGAGATTGATAATCCCTTCGCAGCTTTTTAAAGACTCTTGAATTTCTTTTTTATTCCAAGACGAAGACTCAGCTGGATTCATTGTTATGACATTGATGTTCTGGTCATTAGCTATGGCTTTTAGTTTTCCTTTGGATTGCCTAGATATGATTGTGAGGCTGTGCCCTTCTTTGATTAGCAAAGGAATTAATTCTCTTCCGATAAAACCAGTGCATCCAGTAAGTAGTAATTTCATAATTTCTTTAATTAGATTTGATCAGCTTAGAGAGATTTTGATTAACTTATGGTGTTGATCGGATATGGATATTGAGTTATGGAATTTGCAATTAATTCATGACATGATTTTTACCATTTTGTTTTAACTGCTATTCTTCATTTGAATATTTTAATTAAGTCTTTAGTTTTTTTTATTAATTATTGGAAATGTCTGAACTAACCAGAAAAGTAGATGATTCTCAATTACCTGCAAAGATACAAAAGAAATTTAGAAAAGGAGATCTTGTCAAAGTTGATCGTGAGACATATTCTAATAGCTTAGAATCTAAAGCAAGCGACACTAATTTACCTGAATATATTTTTCAAGGGCCTGGGGAAGTATTACTTATTAAAGGTGATTATTGTCAAGTTAGGTGGAGAAGGCCAGTCCCTGATGTTTGGATAAAAACTGATCATATAGTCTCATATTAATAAATGAATAAAGATTGAAACTATAAGATAAGCCATTCTTTTTTATTACTTTGTAAAAATTTTCTTTTTTTCTTAGCAAAAGCAATCATTGACTTTCCATCATGTAAATAATTATCTACATAGCCCATTGTGTAGCGTTCTAATTCATTAATACCATCCTCAACGTGAGATAAGCAATGATAAAGATCTAAACTGAAGTCTCTTATGATTGAGGGACTTGCATTAGAGGTATAAATTTTTTTAATCTTAGTGATTTTGTATTTACTTTTCTCGAGATATAGACAGAAAGAATCCATTAATACTTGATCATAGGGATCGGCTGATAAATCTCTAATTTTTGAACCTAAAGGATTAATAATTTGACCTAATAATTTATCAATAGGGAGATATATATTTTGAAACCATTTTTTTATATCTTCAGATTCAGAGTAATTATTAGCTTCTCTCTTGTATTCGTTCTGGTTGTAAGCTTTTGTATTGTTAAATTCATTATAATTAAGATTTTTATGTTTTTTCTTTAATATTTCCCATGCTGAGTTTACTTCAAGCATTATTTTTGAATCTCCTCCTTTATCTGGGTGATGTATTTTTACAAGTTTTATATATGCTTGTTTAATATCTTCTAGTGTTGCGCTGGGATGAATTTTCAATATTTGATATGGGTCTTTGCTCATTGTTGAATGACTATTTTTTTTTAGAGGTACTCATTACCTTTTACTGGTTTTGCTGGGATGCAAGTAAACATGCTTGTTGAGAGATATCGTTCACCAAAACTAGGAAGGATAACAACCAAGCGCTTATTCGTAAACTCAGTTTGATTCCCTACCTTTAAAGCAGCTGCTACTGCAGCACCACTGCTGACACCACTTAGCAATCCTTCTTCTTTGGCAAGTCTTCTTCCTATGTCCATTGCTTCATGATCATTGATCCTTATTACTTCATCAATTTGATTCATATCTAATACATTAGGGATGAAACCAGCACCAATACCTTGTATTGCATGTGACCCGGGATTTCCTCCTGAGAGAACTGGGCTTGATGAAGGTTCTACCGCAAAAACCTTGATTTTTGGATTTTTTTGTTTTAAAAATCTGGCACAACCTGTGATTGTCCCTCCTGTCCCTACTCCAGCAATTAATGCATCAAGTTTGCCTTCGCAATCTTTCCAAATTTCTTCAGCGGTAGTTTTTTCATGAATTTCAGGATTGGATAAATTATCGAATTGCTGAAGTAAATATGCATTAGGTATAGAAGCTACTAATTCCTTTGCCAGATGAATAGCGCCCTGGATTCCCTCTTTGCCTGGAGTTAGTTGAAGCTCTGCCCCAAATGCTCTTAACATTGAGCGTCGCTCAGTACTCATTGTGTCAGGCATTGTAAGTATGAGCCGATAACCTTTTGCTGCAGCAACCATGGCCAATGCAATTCCTGTATTTCCACTAGTTGGCTCAATAAGAACAGTATGTCCAGGTTTGATGGTTCCCTCTTTTTCTGCTGATTTGACCATTGCGCCAGCTATACGGTCTTTTACGGATGCTGTCGGGTTGAAACTTTCTAATTTAGCTACAATTTCAGCTCTACAATTAAAGTCATTAGGTAATCGATTCAGTTTGACCAAAGGTGTTTGGCCAACCAAAGCAGTTATGTCATTAGCAATTGGCATGATCTTATTTTAAAAACTTGAATCAGTTTCGAGGGAAAAGTTATTTAATAATTCAATTCATTTTTAATAATGCTTGAAAATTTGTTATTCAAAAGCTTTATTGGCCTTTTAGAGATATAAATAGATGGAATAAGTTTTTGATATTGACCGAGAGCATTTCCCAAAACTATAGGCCTCCAATTTTATGGGTTTTTCTTTTTTGGACCATAGCTTGTGGAATTGCATTTGTCTCTCTGGGGAATTTGCCTTTAAGAGATTTTGATGAAGCAACTGTCGCAAGAGTTGCACTGGAATTAAACCAAAAAAGTGGACTAGAACGATTGCTTCCTTCTATCTGGGATCAGCCCTATTTGAATAAACCGCCTGGATTGCATTGGATAATATCTTTTGCTATCGGAATTAGTAGAAATTTCCAGAATAGTTTTGATTTATTACCCTCTGAGTTTTGTATAAGATTTTTTCCAGCACTTTTTTCTACTTTTGTTGTTCCATTGGGTGGTTTGATTCAGTGGAATTTGCGCCCTAAAGATCGATTAGCGTGTATTGCTACATCAGCAATTTTATTAACTTTATTGCCAATTATTAGATATGGCAGAATGGCAATGTTGGATGGAACGCAGCTTAGTGCTATTGCACTTTTATGGTTTTGCTTATCATCAATAAAAAATAATAGGGTTACTAAATTTAATTTTTTAGGGGCTGGATTTGCTTGTAGTTTTATGCTTTTACTGAAAGCTCCTGTAATGATTCCTGCACTATTTGCATCTTTATTACCTTTAATCTGGGAAAATAAATCTAAAAAATATTTTAATAATCTT
The sequence above is drawn from the Prochlorococcus marinus str. MIT 1013 genome and encodes:
- the zds gene encoding 9,9'-di-cis-zeta-carotene desaturase; the encoded protein is MKIAIIGAGLAGLTAAVDLVDEGHEVDLYEAKPFIGGKVGSWEDSDGNHIEMGLHVFFFNYANLFALMRKVGAFENLLPKDHTHLFVNKGGDIKSLDFRFFAGAPFNGLKAFFTTPQLNWIDKLRNALALGTSPIVRGLIDYEGAMKTIRSLDSISFKQWFLNHGGSLNSIERMWNPIAYALGFIDCEAISARCMLTIFMMFASKTEASKLNLLKGSPHKWLTKPILDYIEQRGGKLHLENIVKEIHSEDSDQPSVTGVTLQTPDGEQKIQADKYLAACDVSGIKRIIPRSWRRFKEFDSLFNLDAVPVATVQLRYDGWVTEINNEKAQINLKSPSGLDNLLYTADADFSCFADLALSSPEDYKKDGQGSLLQCVLTPGDPWITKPSDEIVKHTDLQVRTLFPSSKGLKLLWSNVVKVSHSLYREAPGMEPYRPDQKTSFSNFFLAGSYTKQDYIDSMEGATMSGHLAASAMLSKSVSLTKNSSVV
- a CDS encoding HesB/IscA family protein, with amino-acid sequence MSESNAPPEIHKAEDGKGVLITTPALDQLSRLCKEQGSGKLLRVGVRSGGCSGMSYTMDFVSVDDIQKDDEVYEYSVGSSSFKVICDPKSLLYIYGMQLDFSTDLIGGGFNFTNPNASQTCGCGSSFAV
- a CDS encoding tetratricopeptide repeat protein, giving the protein MDQSEESLFEEALNRYKAGSSADELIEDFQKITSTTPNNAAAWTCLSWLQLLCDSPQEALRSARYAVKLNGQDPQSRINLSLALLETNSKGVRDHIDYVKRAMFVLPELEKELKESFEDGLSRKPNWKTLLKIKNWLDL
- a CDS encoding TIGR01777 family oxidoreductase, with the protein product MKLLLTGCTGFIGRELIPLLIKEGHSLTIISRQSKGKLKAIANDQNINVITMNPAESSSWNKKEIQESLKSCEGIINLAGEPIAEKRWTTDHCKEITNSRIETTKNLIENLRNLRKPPKVLINASAIGFYGSHPQTEFTEENIQGDDFLANLCKEWESSAKNKPRATRLLIVRIGIVLAKDGGALGKMLPIFRAGLGGPIGDGKQWMSWIHRTDLCNLINESVKNSAWSGVVNGVAPNPVRMNEFSNSLGQALGRPSLLAVPGPILKLILGDGARVVLEGQNVKPQRLKKLKFKFSFPTINDAFKAILA
- a CDS encoding NAD(P)H-quinone oxidoreductase subunit O, with the protein product MSELTRKVDDSQLPAKIQKKFRKGDLVKVDRETYSNSLESKASDTNLPEYIFQGPGEVLLIKGDYCQVRWRRPVPDVWIKTDHIVSY
- a CDS encoding J domain-containing protein codes for the protein MSKDPYQILKIHPSATLEDIKQAYIKLVKIHHPDKGGDSKIMLEVNSAWEILKKKHKNLNYNEFNNTKAYNQNEYKREANNYSESEDIKKWFQNIYLPIDKLLGQIINPLGSKIRDLSADPYDQVLMDSFCLYLEKSKYKITKIKKIYTSNASPSIIRDFSLDLYHCLSHVEDGINELERYTMGYVDNYLHDGKSMIAFAKKKRKFLQSNKKEWLIL
- the cysK gene encoding cysteine synthase A — protein: MPIANDITALVGQTPLVKLNRLPNDFNCRAEIVAKLESFNPTASVKDRIAGAMVKSAEKEGTIKPGHTVLIEPTSGNTGIALAMVAAAKGYRLILTMPDTMSTERRSMLRAFGAELQLTPGKEGIQGAIHLAKELVASIPNAYLLQQFDNLSNPEIHEKTTAEEIWKDCEGKLDALIAGVGTGGTITGCARFLKQKNPKIKVFAVEPSSSPVLSGGNPGSHAIQGIGAGFIPNVLDMNQIDEVIRINDHEAMDIGRRLAKEEGLLSGVSSGAAVAAALKVGNQTEFTNKRLVVILPSFGERYLSTSMFTCIPAKPVKGNEYL